Genomic DNA from Telopea speciosissima isolate NSW1024214 ecotype Mountain lineage chromosome 2, Tspe_v1, whole genome shotgun sequence:
ACATAATCTTGTAAGGCAGTATATAAATGAGAAAACAATAGCAATCGATTTTATAAAATCGGACTGTAATTTAGCAGACATGTTCACAAAACCAATGCCTACAAAGATTTATATAGAATCATCTAAGGGAATGGGCTTAAAGCCTgtgacataggtcatgtgatggaaacCCAACCTATGAAGAGGTTTAACTCCTagattaggttcaaagggtacaaacgaaatcaCCGGATGATCTGATGAGTACTACCAATAGTTGCTCATTCTGTTAGATGGAAaggtagtaccaccacaatggAAGAGGTTGAGTTACTAACTCTTAATCAAACCAAATCTCACGAAATGTGAGGGTGTGTTATCTGTGGTGTACACTGTGGGTTGACCTAAATGGATGTAGGAGGTGAGACCGCCTACCAATGAGAGTTTTAAAGGCGAACTCTCTAAACGTCCATAATACCAAGATATGGGACAAGGTCGGATTCTGTTTGAAAGACAGAGTAAAATGTCCGTTTAATTTATAAGGGTACGTCACGTAAAGTCGACTGATAGGATATGGGCGGTGAGCTTGTCggctacaccaatgaggaaaggttcaagaagtctgacttcacccgtactctgtagcgaagttcatcagacctagtgtaggttcaagtccgaaagacacctgcaacgatgtgtcctattaTGTCTAATATACTCAACACTTTTGTCACTCTATCGATATTTTGAatcttgtgggggattgttagataaaaattatatgtaatgaaattatattcaatttcatTCCATCTCATCatattaaagattcaaaaggtctttgtcacatgtggtctttgtcttttgtcttttgtctaaaaggtattttcaccaatcttattcaaatttgagttttcatttccctccagattttgagttgcatttataaaagaaccaatgttgtttagtcccacattggttaccttcaaggatgtgagcttgcttataagTATTCATGGGTCCTTAAGGGACATGGGTTCCTTAGAGAGAAGTGTGTCCTCTCACTTGTGTGGGGGGTTGGTCTGGGGTGCTTTTAAATCGCGCGCGCGTGCACCtagccgagccgagccgagctGAGTCCGGGTGTGGGTGTATATAAatatcttaattttatttttatacatGCACCCACAGTACCTATACGAGTGTGTATTGGTACCTGTAGGCATATAAGGAGACACTTAAAGTACCTGTATGGTATACAGGGACGCCTGTATATGTATCTAACCTTTACAACCTGCCTCTACGTATTCTATATATACAAGGGTATTGACAGGGGTAACTTCACTTCGTTTCTTCCTgttttgttgcttctcaaggcgtggttcttctctgttttcatcAGAGAGTGTTTCTGTCCGTCCTTACTGTCTTTGTGTGTTGAGTATAGCTTTCGGACCCCTTCTGTAATCACTTTGGGAGTGCCATCTTTAGTGATTAGTGGatcgtttcatcttggaggtataatcGCACTGTTCCTGGTCTGCACTAATAAGGGGCgattaaagaccttaaggagagtgtctTCTAGATACGACTCGATCCAACCTACTGTCTCCTTTGGCGATATCCTGCAACTACCAAGTAcgtatatttatttgattatttatactcTTGTTTCGTACTACTGTTTATGCTTTTATTACTGTTTGTATTCTTATATTGTTCTGCCCATAGTCTGGTGATAACAAAACGtagcctggcccggcccgaccctattttaagttatactataaaatatatattgatataatatatatactataagctttaaacgtcacccacattttgttatataatatattatatatgaagagaataagtgatataatacattttattacattgttattttacgtaaaattgataattttctccccgaccCATTCCATctcatgcatttccttcccctccccatgatcagggccaatcaaggtcagcccggtctgaccctgagggcgggtcaagattggatttttctgaccctgagtcggGTTGGGCCTTGGCCgagctaagaggacttagggttggactaaggttctataaagcccgccCTAACCCagtagaggatttggatccatTCTTTACATTATTCGTAATTTGTTTGCCCTCCATAAACGCCGGTTACTTGTTCCTCAGAAGCTTGGGCATCACAGCTTTAATTCTGTTTGATAATAATTTTGCAATAAACCGATACAGAATGAGGCTTATAGCAAAAGGTTGATACTTATGTGTAACTTATGGGAAAAAGCTGGCACATTGACATATGCCCAACACACTAATATTGTTGTCTATTTCACTCTTACGTTTTGAATTGACCCCTTACCCCTCTTGTATGCTGCTTTATCCCACATTTTCCCATGCCCTCATTGGTGTCATATTTTAGCATGCGACATCTGGTCACATGCCCATCCTTCTACCATAACTTTATTTTGCAAATTGCCCAATTTTGATTAGGTTGATGAAAGCTCACACGGAATATTAAGAcgttccattaaaaaaatttggatcatctaatctagcatgtgtttgatatttaaaaaacatCGAAAATTTTCGTACACGACGTGCATATGCATGAATCAACATTAAATGCAATCAGATTAGCACAATCGTCCACCTAAAATGACATAaataccttttctttttcataggAAAATCTCCCGTGTGCGAATTACCTTTCCCTTTTATTCCAATACCAAAGCATTCCTCATGACATGAAGGCAGGAAGACAGCCGTTCGCTTACAACGACAACTCAATGCCACGTTGGATTCGAGCTGTCAATCCGATGATGTGGTCAAATTGATCATTTAAGTACAGCCGGGTGGCTTCCAAAACTAACTGGCCTCACCTACCTGTTTCCACGTCAGATCAACGTGTTCAATGCCACGTCAGTTCTGATGATAGGGACTCTTCCTCGATTCTAGTTCCTATTAGCCTGCCTAGGTTCTCGTGCATCAAATTTGTGTTCACGGGGCCAACTAAACACTAGATATTTTTCGATCCGGAGTATCCTGGATAGGGCGAGCCTATTGTCAATTTGTCTGCTCACTCACTAACCACAGATCCAAACCGTCCGTTTGATGAATAGCCTCTTCAGATTACAAGTCAGCAAATAAATAAGTCCACAAGTTCAACGGTTCAGATTCTTTTTCGGCGCGATTGACTCGTACTGAGGTAGTTAGCTCAAATTATCGGTTGCTTCCCGCCAGGATTCCTCTTTATATGCATTTTaaaaatctatatattttaatatCTACGGCTTCCCCGGCTTTCATGGTGTCCCGAGGATTCAAACCTGCAACTGTCAACATGGGATTCTGTGCTTTTCATCACATATATAATTCTCCCCTTCCCAGCTCAACTCCTCCAACCTCCTTTTTTCCCTGATCGATTGTAGCGAAgggggattttttatttcagtgtttttgttgttgttgttgtattgtgTTTTCTGGGTTTTGAAACATTTGGGTTTTTATTGCTCATCTTTGTTTCCGGGAATTGATTTAAATTCCAACTGAGAATTACTGATAGGAGGTTTTGTTCTGGTTTTTGAAGTGTTCTTCACAATCTAGAATTTTTTGTTGTAGCTTTTGCCTTTCAAAATGACTGTTGGTGCTGGGATCTCTGTTGCTGATGGGAGCTTGACGGTTCTGGGAAATCGCATTCTGACCGATGTTAAGGACAACATCATTTTAACGCCGGCCAGTGGCGATGGTCTGATCAATGGTGCTTTCATCGGTGTTAGATCTGATCAGTATGGAAGCCGTCGAGTCTTCCCTGTGGGCAAGCTTTTGTAAGTGCAAATCTTTCTGAACTCTCGTGTTTGATTTGACTCTTTTAACTGTTGCCGTATTGTGTTCTGTTGTGATTTGCAGGATTTATGCTTATgagtgttttgatttttatgttaATTGCCAATTTACAGAGGATTGCGTTTCATGTGCGTTTTCCGCTTTAAGATGTGGTGGATGACACAGAGAATGGGTTCTTCGGGCAAAGATATACCCTGTGAGACGCAGTTTTTGATTGTTGAAGGACAAGATGGATCCCATTTTGGTgagggaagagaagagggtGGAGGTCAATCTGCTGTCTACACCGTTTTCTTACCCATTCTTGAGGGAGCCTTCAGAGCAGTTCTTCAAGGGAACGCAAATGACGAGCTGGAGATCTGTTTGGaaagtggtaggagaagacaaatttggttttttgttGATATTATTCCTGTGGTGACTGTGAGTAGGTTGCTGTCGTTGTGCTGATGATAATTTGTTGGTCCACTTTCTACTACAGGAGATCCTGCTGTCGATGGATTTGAAGGGAGCCATTTGGTTTTCATGGCAGCTGGATCAGACCCATTTGATGTTATCACAAATGCAGTAAAGTAAGAAGTTTGATCCATGAAcatgtttttttaattcattgtGTCATGTTGAggtctattttcattttttttttcctttccagctttttctctgtttctctggCTCCAACATTGCAGCCTATGATGGAAACACATTCAGTTTTCCAAAGAAACTGATTTATTAAGGAGCCCTTTAAGCTAGTTCTTTCAAGCATTGTTCTTCACTATATGCAAGCATTTGATTAGAAACTTTAGGCCAGATAAACTTATCTCGGGTTGAATGAAAATGACTGTGTTTAACTGAGGTAGCTTTGAGTACCAGCTATTTCTGATCCCGAAAATCTGGTTATTACTCATGCGAGCTTGTTTCAAATGCTGTAATTGAAGATCCTTGCTGTTGGTAATGATAGATTGCAAGCCACTAATTCAGATTAATTGATCTAAAGATGATTtttattgaacaaaaaaaaaatctgcattGCCGAGTGCCGACTACTATTACCCCTTTTATGTTATTCTATTGGAAACATCCAGGTGTTCCAAAGAAACAGATTTGTTCTAGTAATCAACATTAGGTGCTATAATGGAATGGACCATGGACCATTTTTTGGATCACTAGCTTTTGGCTATTTTTGGTTGATTTTAACAATGATTTCATGTTATACCAAAAGGTCCATCATTGATTGATTTTGTTTCAAACTTTTACAGAACTGTTGAGAAGCACTTGCAGACTTTTTCACatcgtgagaagaagaaggtattCTTGTGACTATCTCGTGGTTGAAATCATTTCTAATGTATCACTTATTGACATGGCTAAATTTCTTATGATGTTATGCTTCGTTTAGATGCCAGACATGCTCAACTGGTTTGGCTGGTGCACCTGGGATGCATTCTATACAGATGTTACGGCTGAGGGAGTGAAACAAGGATTAGAAAGGTATCATTCTTCTCATATTCTGTGTCTCCTGCAATTACATGGTTCCAACAATGCAGAATAATAGTTAAGTGGCTTTTGGTACAGCTTGGAGAAAGGTGGAATTCCCCCAAAGTTTGTTATAATTGATGATGGATGGCAATCGGTTGGCATGGATGCTACTGGGATTGCATCTCAAAAACAAGATGCAGCAAAGTGAGCACTTGGACCAACcccctttttctcccttttgccAGCCTTTTCATTCATGGCTAATTTTTGCATTCCTCGTCTTTCAGCTTTGCTAACAGGTTAACTCATATCAAAGAAAACCACAAATTTCAGAAAAATGGTAAAGAGGACCACAGAGAAGATGATCCGGCAATGGGACTTGCCCATATTGTTACTGAGATCAAAGACACGCATGCTCTAAAGTAAGATATATTAGGTTCACTTCTTTACTTTTAATTCACCCAGGAAAAAAGAtatcatttttcaggtttacaGTCAAGAAGGTTCTTCACTCTCCATGTTTTCCACTCTACATATTGTAGTCCCTCCCccccacaacaaaaaaaaaaataaaaaaaaatcaggtcATTGTTATTTGTATCTTTGTGATTTCACTGTCAGCTAGTTTTCTAACACTCCCCCCGCCCCTTTCTCCTTTTGCAGGTATGTTTATGTGTGGCATGCGATAACGGGATACTGGGGTGGTGTTAAGCCTGGTGTTGGGGAAATGGAACACTATGAGTCTAAGATGACATACCCAGTTGCGTCTCCGGGAGTTCAGTCCAATGAGCCTTGTGTGGTTGTTGATACCGTTACTGCAAATGGCCTTGGCCTCGTGAACCCTGAGAAAGTTTATAACTTCTACAATGAACTCCACTCTTATCTTGCATCAGCTGGCATTGATGGTGTCAAAGTAGATGTTCAGAACATTCTTGAGACTCTAGGAGCTGGCCATGGTGGAAGAGTCAAACTTGCGAGAAAGTACCATCAGGCATTGGAGGCTTCAATTGCTAGAAACTTTCCAGATAATGGCATTATCTCTTGTATGAGTCACAACACAGATGGTTTGTACAGGTACTCTTTCTTCGATCATGTCTTGT
This window encodes:
- the LOC122653177 gene encoding probable galactinol--sucrose galactosyltransferase 1 isoform X1, whose amino-acid sequence is MTVGAGISVADGSLTVLGNRILTDVKDNIILTPASGDGLINGAFIGVRSDQYGSRRVFPVGKLLGLRFMCVFRFKMWWMTQRMGSSGKDIPCETQFLIVEGQDGSHFGEGREEGGGQSAVYTVFLPILEGAFRAVLQGNANDELEICLESGDPAVDGFEGSHLVFMAAGSDPFDVITNAVKTVEKHLQTFSHREKKKMPDMLNWFGWCTWDAFYTDVTAEGVKQGLESLEKGGIPPKFVIIDDGWQSVGMDATGIASQKQDAANFANRLTHIKENHKFQKNGKEDHREDDPAMGLAHIVTEIKDTHALKYVYVWHAITGYWGGVKPGVGEMEHYESKMTYPVASPGVQSNEPCVVVDTVTANGLGLVNPEKVYNFYNELHSYLASAGIDGVKVDVQNILETLGAGHGGRVKLARKYHQALEASIARNFPDNGIISCMSHNTDGLYSSKRTAVIRASDDFWPRDPASHTIHIASVAYNTVFLGEFMQPDWDMFHSLHPMAEYHGAARAVGGCAIYVSDKPGQHDFNLLRKLVLPDGSILRARLPGRPTRDCLFSDPARDGKSLLKIWNLNNFSGVLGVFNCQGAGWCRVGKTNLIHDEQPATITGVIRSMDVDYLPKIAEEGWNGDTIIYSHLAGVLVYLPKNASLPITLNSREYEVFTVVPVKKLSNGASFAPIGLVEMFNSGGAIKESRYESEKSSKIDMKVCGCGKFCAYSSTRPRKITVDTEEVEFTYEEASGLAILVLRVPKEELYLWNVMIEL
- the LOC122653177 gene encoding probable galactinol--sucrose galactosyltransferase 1 isoform X2 yields the protein MTVGAGISVADGSLTVLGNRILTDVKDNIILTPASGDGLINGAFIGVRSDQYGSRRVFPVGKLLGLRFMCVFRFKMWWMTQRMGSSGKDIPCETQFLIVEGQDGSHFGEGREEGGGQSAVYTVFLPILEGAFRAVLQGNANDELEICLESGDPAVDGFEGSHLVFMAAGSDPFDVITNAVKSVEKHLQTFSHREKKKMPDMLNWFGWCTWDAFYTDVTAEGVKQGLESLEKGGIPPKFVIIDDGWQSVGMDATGIASQKQDAANFANRLTHIKENHKFQKNGKEDHREDDPAMGLAHIVTEIKDTHALKYVYVWHAITGYWGGVKPGVGEMEHYESKMTYPVASPGVQSNEPCVVVDTVTANGLGLVNPEKVYNFYNELHSYLASAGIDGVKVDVQNILETLGAGHGGRVKLARKYHQALEASIARNFPDNGIISCMSHNTDGLYSSKRTAVIRASDDFWPRDPASHTIHIASVAYNTVFLGEFMQPDWDMFHSLHPMAEYHGAARAVGGCAIYVSDKPGQHDFNLLRKLVLPDGSILRARLPGRPTRDCLFSDPARDGKSLLKIWNLNNFSGVLGVFNCQGAGWCRVGKTNLIHDEQPATITGVIRSMDVDYLPKIAEEGWNGDTIIYSHLAGVLVYLPKNASLPITLNSREYEVFTVVPVKKLSNGASFAPIGLVEMFNSGGAIKESRYESEKSSKIDMKVCGCGKFCAYSSTRPRKITVDTEEVEFTYEEASGLAILVLRVPKEELYLWNVMIEL